The Candidatus Binatia bacterium genome includes the window TAGCCAATCGCTTCCGCTGAACCGCTTGGCGCGGTTTACGCGGGTCGGACCACGACAACCCGCGGTAATCCCTGGCATTCGGTCACCGGAGCGGGCCGATTTCGCGTCCATGGCTTCGTTTTCGACGGCAAAACCGGCGCGCTACGCGCCCGCGTCCTCGCGCTGGGAACTGACGAGACACCTGTACGATTCACGGGTGAGCGGTGGGGCGGAGGAACTGACGAGACGTCGACATGCGCGCCCCGCGCCGTGCACGCGCGTTGGCAATCGGCAGCCGGGCGCGGCGGCGGTCTGATACAGCGCTCCTACGACCCGTCGTCACGCCGACCACTTCTAACGTTTCTTTCAGGGGCCGTATCGAGGGGCGGCGGCAGATTCACGAATAGCCCGGGTCAGCCCCGGGTTGACCTCGCAACCCGGGGCCAAGTTCCGCTACACCTTTGGCGTACGACGCAACCGTGGAGGACTGCATGACCGATCTCAGAGGCAAGACCGCGCTGGTCACCGGCGCGTCGAGCGGTTTGGGCGTGGACTTCGCCACCATCCTCGCCGAGCGTGGCTGCCATCTCGTCCTCGTGGCGCGACGCGAGGACCGTCTGCGCGCGCTGGCGAACGATCTGGCGCAACGCCATGGGGTGCAGGCGCAGGCGATCGCCATGGACCTCGCGGTGCCGGGTGCGGCGCAGGCGCTCTACGACCGCCTCGCGGCGCAGAAGGTCGCCATCGACGTGCTCATCAACAACGCCGGCTTCGGCGTTCACGGGGCGTTTCTGGAGATCCCGTGGGAACGCGAGGACGAGATGTTACGGCTCGACATTGTCAGTCTCGTACACCTCACCAAGCTCTTCGTGCGCGACATGGTGGCGCGCAATTTAGGGTACGTCTTGCAGATCGCGTCGATCGGCGCTTATCAGCCGACGCCTACCTACGCCAGTTACTCGGCCGCGAAGGCGTTCGTACTGAGCTTCGGGGAGGCGCTCGGCTACGAGTTGCGCCACACCAACGTGAAGGTATCCGTCCTTTCCCCGGGCGTTACCGCCACCGAGTTCCTCGCAGTCGCCGGCCAGC containing:
- a CDS encoding SDR family oxidoreductase — protein: MTDLRGKTALVTGASSGLGVDFATILAERGCHLVLVARREDRLRALANDLAQRHGVQAQAIAMDLAVPGAAQALYDRLAAQKVAIDVLINNAGFGVHGAFLEIPWEREDEMLRLDIVSLVHLTKLFVRDMVARNLGYVLQIASIGAYQPTPTYASYSAAKAFVLSFGEALGYELRHTNVKVSVLSPGVTATEFLAVAGQRHSLFQRLSMMQSRPVAEIGIDAMLRGRPSKVAGAMNALAAWSLRFVPRRLQAAMANFAMVAGA